TTTATAGCCGGCAATATTTTCAAAGTTTGGTAAATTTGTGTGATTGGAAAAGAAGGTTTGGGTTTGGTGCACCACGGTACTTACGAACTCTTGGAAAAGAATCTATCACAGCCTTTTTCAGCTTTTCGTTTGGTCTGAGTATTGGAAAAACAATCAAAGATTCTCACTCAGCGTTCCCATCTCGTCCAACACTCTCTCGGCCACTTCGCCTCGCTTGAATTCATTAATGTTGTCTTGTCTGCAGTCCCAAGCCTTACTTAATTggacgtcctcgacaagaCACCAGCCAACGTGCTCCACGTCACTAAGCGTACGAGATTTACCGCTCTCTCGACACCACCGAACTCAACGATGCCAATCCTGTTCGTGACGACAGCTTTCTCGACAACATTCCAGCCTTAGAAGAGGAACTTAGGATGCCAGAATCACCCAAGGGCGCTCCCGTCCGCTAGTggaggttgttgttgtcaTGGCGAGAAGTGAATGAATGGTTACAGATGAACGTGAGGAAGGCAGACACGGAGGATAACGGAGGCTGGTGCTCTGAGCGAATCATCCTGAGACAATGTACCCTGCTGGAGATTATGCCAAGATACCCAGTTATTTTAACTGGAGATCTGTGAGCCAAGCTTTGTGATGAACATTGGTGCAGATGTTCTGGCCGCGTTCCGTCGTGAGCGAAGAAGATCCGGTACCACTCCTACGGCAAAACCTGCCGCCCTCTTGTTACAGGAGCAACCGTTATAACCGAGGCTGACGTGACCCACGGATGTGGACTTGCTCTACCAAAGGCGTGTATTTCACCGTCTGTAACGCCTATAGCGCTATGTAATATGGTCATGTGGTATTGGGTGAACGTGTCAGTCTGGGTTGGGCTCCTGGAATGGAAGTCTTTCTGAAGATTCGTCTCAGATGTTGAGCCAATGTCATTTTGAGCGGTTATGAGTCCGTTTGATGACTTGCCGTTAAGGCTGGATTGGACGATCAACCACGGCAAAGGATTCGCCGAATCCCCGGCTTCAACTTCAGAAACTCGATGAGTGCTCCCTTTGACTGGTGTTATTGGTGTTTCCGAGGTGTCGCCCAGGTGGCAAAGCCCAAACCTGATCCGAGTCATTCCGTGACAAGTGTGAAGGACGCCGCCAAGTGCGGTGGCCGGTGGCCCCGAAATACTCCCTCCCACCACGACTAATCCAGGGCCCGCCAAGAGCCGGAGAATATTATTGTCTGGGGGAGACGCCCATTGTTCTGTTCTATTCTTTGGACAAACGAGACTTCTTTTTTTTCACCTAGAACATCACGCGTTTGAAGAGTCCTCGCTTCCGTGTCCTTGACCACCATCAGGCCCTAGCTAAGCGTCATTCTAACATGGGAAGCCACTAAGCCTAAAGTACCGCGGCAGCGTCATCCCGGCGAACACGCTCTTTTTTTCAGCGACGGGACCTGTCTTGCTTCCAAATCATGCGCGGCGAAACTCTCATGTGCGGGGGTTCGCGTTTGGCAGATCAAGCTTGAATCCGGTCCTAGGGTGCCGGAGCCACCGCGCGAAGGGTTTTGGCCCCGTCCACGGTCCAATGGCACAGCGAACTGCATTAACTTTAATGCTTGAAACGACGATGCGGGCAGACTCTGCGACAGGATTGGCGAAGAGGCGAAGAGCAGCCCGACCTAGCcggccgccggagccggggGCCATCCCGGTCTGCGGCACAACAAGCCTCGAGTGAGCGACTGATGTGACGGGACGATCAGGCATCTGAACAGGTTCCTGTTGCAGCACGATTCTCAGGGCTGTCATCTCGAGTCGAGGAAAATTCGTCTGTAGTTGTAGTGTCCACCACGCTGAGGGGGGGGACGCTCGGTTGACGCCGCCATCCGGAGTTTCAGGGTGTGACAGGAAAGTCAGTAAGCACTGAGCAAGAGGTGGTAGGCAGGCTGGAGAGCATACATAAAAGACATGAAAAGGATGCGTCGGGTCCCAGATGATGATGTGATTTTCGATTGAGCGTCTGCCTGACTTACTCCGTTCTACCTCTGATTACCATATTCATCCCGTGCTGCGCGCGGCTGCTGTTGATTGTGTGCTATTTTCGCCCGACTAAGACCTGGAGTCACTCACTCGAATAATACCCGAATTCCGTCAAGATGAAGTTCTCCACTACTGcttttcttgcccttggcttTCTGGCCGGTAATGTCCTTTCGGGTAAGCCAAACGCTTCTATACAGCTTTACAACACCCTGCGTCTCTTCCTTGGATAAGGACTAACATCCATCCCAGCCCCGGCTTTCCAGTCCAATGACGTTGCTATACCTGTCGAGATCCGCGCCGAAGGCTCCGTAGCAAACGACGCCGCCCATCTCGAGGCCCGAGCCAGGAAGAAGCAAGGAGCGGGCAAAGTAGGAGCCAAGGGACAAGGagccgcggcggcgaaggcaCAGGtagcgaagaagaagaagaacggtgctgccgctgccgcgaagaagaaggatgcTGCGAAGGAGAAAGCAACTgccgcgaagaagaagaccgaAGAGGCGGCtaagaagaagaacgacGCCGCAAAGAAGCAGACTGAAGATGCGGCAAAGAACAATAACAATAatgccaacaacaacaacgacaacaacaacgccaaTAACAAtgccaacaacaacgccaacaacaacgccaacaacaacgccaaTGTCGGAAAGGGCAAAGGCAAGTCGCAAGCCGAGTTCCAGGGCTTGGCCTGCACCGATGGAAAGGGTGCCGGCTCCTGCAACGCCAACGGGCAGTgcgccgtcaacggcaagaCTGCCGAGATTGCGGGCCAGTGCggtgttgctgctgctgcgaagAAGGCTGCCACCAAGCGTTACGTCTCCGGCAAGGCCCGTATCATCTGAGGCGGTTCGTTTTAGGCTGTGATGGGCGGATGTACGGAGTGTTGAGGGGTTCCGTGGGGTAGGTTTCGGTAGCAGTACTGACTTTGGATGTATAATGAAATATGAAAGTCCAATATCGTAAGACCAGATAGGATTTGCGTGCCCCAATTCCGACTTTCTCGAAGCCGTCTGTGACAGTCCAACGGCACCTTTGATGGCAGCCGCTTCAGCGACGTGGCGTGTCGTCAAAGATGTGAGCGAACTGTGGCACAGAGTTTGGCCAATTCGGGTTCTCAATGAGTTGACACGTCTTGTCCAAGTGTTTGGTATGGGCATCCACCCAAATTCTTCCGATTTGTtaccttttcttccttccaTACCGCTGAAGTCTCTCCGCAACCCATGTACCATGCATACTCTTCTTCTAAACATCGGAAGGGAGTGCGTGTTACGATCACTCAGGGTGGCTAAACGAGCGCCCCGACACATCTGACTGACTGCTCCGAGCATGAAAGACAAGAAGTGGACATTACTGACTACCTGTGGTTCTATGCCCAACATGTAACTTATGATCTCCATGTGGGATCCTCATCAACTGCAACAACAAAAAGAGGACCGGTCTCCGCACCGGTTTCGCGGATGGGCTCTGGCCCCGATGGGCCGTCACAGCCGCTAGATCCGTCGTCTACACTGACTCTGAGTTCTTCGAGAACGAAATTCCTGCCAATGTCGATAGCACTACGAGTAGGGTGTGTTAAAGGCATGTCCGGCTGGCTCGTGTGGCAGCTGCAGCCCTCGTCGGGACGTCGCAAATCAAGCCCACCAACATCGACCAGCCTCTGCCAGAACTCCACGTCTCTGTCATGCCATGCTTGCCGGTGCTCCGAAGTGATCGTCGTTGAAGACGGTCTGGGGTCTTTGTCCCTGCCGAACCCGCCGATCTCTCTGCTCTTCAAGACGGTTCCGATCAGGAAGTGCCACCTCCAATTCTTGCACCTGAAGCCTCCCTCCACCAGAGCGATCCCAACACCAACGTGCCAGTTCAATGCCGCGGCGATCATCGGCATGAGGCCTCGGAAGTGACTCGGCCCGCTGTAGACGTTACGGCCATGGTGGTCGGCCCTCTCGTTGTATCTCTCCCCAAAGGGACTCCAGTCTCGAGAAAGCATCAGCCGAACCATTTGTTCGTCTCCGCGTCGGGCCGCGGTCTCAAGAGGCGTCTCGGGAGGAACATCGTTGAATTTCTCGGGCCCGTGGTCGATGTAGCCCCAATACTCTTTCCAGCGGTGTGTGAAGTAGGTGCTTGCGACGGCGTATGGAGATTGGAGCAGCACACTGAGTGCTTGAGATTCTCCGTGTTGGATAGCTTCTTCGAGGCATAGCTCGATGACCTGAATCCGGAGCTCCCGCTTTTCGTGGTAGGCGGGCTCGTCTCCTTCCTTGGGCTGAGGAAGTTGATGCCGAAGGAGAATTTGAAGTGCTTCTGTTTGAGACGTGCacacggcctcgaggaggatcTTCGCGAGCTTCTTCGGCGTCATTGTCCGGTTTGTCATCTCGAGAAAGGCTTTCAGGGCTTCCAGGTCCTGGTGTGCCAGAGCCAGCCGCCAGAAATATTCGTCATAGTATTTCTTGCCTTTCCTCGTCTTTCCCTTTGAGTCGACCGTTGACTTTTCCCGTGACATGTCGACCTCGTAGTTCATCAGGCGCGCCGTCAGGTTGGGGTTCTCGCTGCGGATTGACGCCTCCAAAAGGGATCCGAACACAGGAGCGTTATGGTGCTTTCCCTCATCATCCCGTCGCTTTTTCGACTTTTTGAATGTCGACAGCGACTTGGGTCCCCTTTGAAATAGTCTATCAAGCACCAGTTTCTCGGCATCGGGGTGCTTGATGTAAACCTTTGCCGAGAGAACGACAGCTTCGAAACTCTCCGTGGTGATGACAGACTGGGTGGGGAAAAGGAGAGACTGGAAATGGGTTTCAAAGAAATGCCAGCTTCCGTAGTGTCTCACAGGACTTGGAAGGTGCACAGCCCTCTGGCAGAGCGTATGGGTATACTGCAGTCTTTTGTCTTCGTCGATATCGTGGCCGTCGTCCTTCATAACCCTGTCGACGACCGCGTTGATGAGTGTAGAGAGATTTGTGTTCCAGGGTATGTTGCCGTGAGGTTGAAGCATGAGGTagcgggcgaggaagaagctcATGTCGCCGCAAGGTTGATTTCTGCAATGCTGCGTGACCATATGGGCATGGCCTTTTCGGCGGAGAGTCTCAACTTCTGGGTTGTCTCTCATCTTTTGAAGCAGCTTGGTAGTGTAAATTGCGCGCATGACTTCAACCTCAAACAGTTCTTCATCATGTGCACGTCGTCAGCCCCATTAACCGTTCCCATCGTATTGGTAGTCAGGACCACGTTTGACTTACTCGACACTTGCCGGAGATTGACTGCATCTCTCAAGTTGGATTCACTTTGGTCATCATATTCGATAGCGTGCTGTATGATGAGTTGGAAGCATTCCAGAGACAACCCATGGATGCCAACAGGCCGGGGCGGTTCGTTAGCCCCAGGAAAGGCTGGTCTGATATCGAGCCCAGCCAGAGCCCGCGTCGTGCTCGTAATCATATCGTCAGCGAGCACTGGGAAGTCGACTTTGAATGAAACCCGTGATATGATAATTCTGCTAAAGAAGAAAGATTGTTTTACTTGAGTGCATGTGGACAATCTCAAGGCTCGACTTGATGAGTTGCAATGTTTATGTACATGGCATCTTGTTGCTGCAACACCCTCGACAAACAACGATGAAACGCCATTGGCCACATCGTAGTTATGTGTCTCCACTGAGGCCAAAATCTCTTGAGGCCAATCATCCTGACTGTGCCGCATCCGTAGACCAAAGCGAGTGGACAACTTAGGTGAAAGCATCAAAAAGCGAACCGCACTGAAATTTGGTTGTCGCCGAAAGAGCCAAAATTTCGGGACATCGCATATTCTGGCCTGTTTGTTCCATGTCGTGTTTCCAAGCCCAGAGACGAAGTCGTGATACCCATAGCATGGTTGATCACAAAGAGCTAATGGTGAGCTGATGATCATCCTTGATCTGAACCCCGTCACCAAAAACGCCGACTGAGCCGGCAAAGAGCAAAAGGTCCTAGAAAGTCCCTACGACAGTGACGTTCTTCGTTGAGGCTCCTAAGCGCAAAATGACTTCCTCTCCCTGCCACTCCGCTGCCTTGCCATCAACCGTCACGGCCTTCAGTTCTCGGCCTTCGGGCACCCTCAGCTTGACCCTGACCTCCGCCGGCGGGCCCCTCTCGAAGCCCAAGACCGTCGTGACCGAGCCGGCTTTTTCGTCCAACTGcatgtcgaggtcgacgagtCCCCATTTCGTCGGTGCCTTCTGGATCGCGACTCTGCCCTTACTGAGCCACCTCCTCGGCACTCCCCGTCCGACGAACAGTACCTCCTCGTCGGGATgatccagcagcagcgcggcCCTCAGCAAGATCGGCACTGCAAACTGCGACGGCTGGCAGAACGTGCTGGAGCCTCCTCCGGTCCCAGACACCTCTGCGGCAATCCAGAGGCCGCGGTTGTGGACATGATATCGGTGGGAGTAGAGGAACAGCACGAACTCGTCAAGGCGGTCTTGTAGAAGCAGCGACAACGCGTAGCCGTACGAGATGAAGCCGAGGATGTCGCGCGTGTCGGCCCGCAGCGGCGtgacgttggcgacgacgccgagactGGTGATCCCGTAGGCCTGCATGGAGTTGATCACCAAATCGGTCAAGTTCGGGGAGAGAACGGAGGCCTGAAGGAGCTCGGTATAGACACGATGAGGCCACCACTGCGACGAGGCGTCGCCCTGCTCcgccaggtcctcgaggacATGAGTCGTCTCGTTGGGCAACAGCGGAACGTACGGAGTCGTCAGGTTGCGCTGAATGACGGCGTCCAAAGTATGGGACGTCTGGTTGATGAGCTGTGCGGCCCGCGTCTGCCAGTCCTGGGCATACTGCTCGAAAGTCGCGATCTTGCTGAGGTCCTTGAGGCCACGCGCCGCGAAGGCGCCGTTGTTCCAGTACGGCTTCTCCCATCGCCACGAGTCCCATCGGAGCGCGGCATCCGACTCGCTCCAGCCCGAGATGAGGCCGTAGTACGGGTGGTCCTCCGGGAACTTCAGGTTCTCGTCCTGGCGCTCGGTGAGCATGTTCGCCCACGCGAGAATCTTCGTCTTGTACTTCTCCGTGAACCCGACGTCGCCGGTGTACTGCACGTACCGCGCGATCAAGGAGAGCGACATCCCGAACTGGGGCACGGCGGGCCCGCGCATCTTGATGGCACCGTTGTCGTTGACGTACCAGTCCATGTAGTTTTCGAGAATCGCCTTGGCTTGTGGGAAACGGCCCCAGGCGAGGTTGGCCGTGAGGGAGGTGGTCATGATGTCTTGGAACCCGTCGTACTCGGAGCCGGCGTAGTCGCGGTCGAAGGCGCCGTATCTCGGCGACACACCCCCTGCGCGCTGCACGAGCTCTGTTGCGAAGGCGTGCTTGTTCATGTCCGACCAGCTCTTGTCCGGCACCTCCAGAGTGGCGACATCTTGCAGATGAGAGTCCCAGTAGTCTGCGAAGCGAATCAGGGCCGGGTAGTAGTCGTCGGCCGTGGGGTGCGCCTTGAGGGGCAAGAACTGCTTGTAGTCCAGGGCGAACCTGTTGGCTCGAACGACACCTCCCTTGATCCATTTGATGGAGAACCACAGGTGTACGATTTGAGGGTCGGGAGAATCCACATCCGCAAACGTAGTGACCTCAATCCAGTCCGTGGTGTCTACGTCGCCCCGGAAGATCTTGCGTGACGAGGGAAGCCATCCGCCCAAGAGACCGTCAAATGTATAGTTGGAATGCGTCCCGTCTGCCGCCTCCAGTACGTCGACCAAGGGCATGTAGTTCTTCGTCGTGGCCTGCCAATCGAGCGTCATGGTGTCGTTCGCCTGAACGTTTCCGAGGAAGGTGTCCCAGGGCCCGTAGGCCATGTTAATGACATCCCGGACGTGCTCTTCGATCGGTTCGCCGTCTTGGAGGAGGCGCTCTGCCAGTACATCGTTCTGCTTGAGGTTGACATCGTTTGCACTGTCAAGATCGAAAAAGGGCCTAACAGTGCGGTTCAATTCCAGAGATTCAACGCTTGTGGCCTCGACGTATCGCCTGATCTCCCGC
This sequence is a window from Colletotrichum higginsianum IMI 349063 chromosome 8, whole genome shotgun sequence. Protein-coding genes within it:
- a CDS encoding Secreted protein produces the protein MSRHSLKSSLVVFTFVLSILASRGPVKHPKPYHEASNFGKVGPIDSSGALTRDDSEPLRPRQEKAADGLTAIDTFSYNGEAWTAYEDIARFDGPLVLVSASGTRREIRRYVEATSVESLELNRTVRPFFDLDSANDVNLKQNDVLAERLLQDGEPIEEHVRDVINMAYGPWDTFLGNVQANDTMTLDWQATTKNYMPLVDVLEAADGTHSNYTFDGLLGGWLPSSRKIFRGDVDTTDWIEVTTFADVDSPDPQIVHLWFSIKWIKGGVVRANRFALDYKQFLPLKAHPTADDYYPALIRFADYWDSHLQDVATLEVPDKSWSDMNKHAFATELVQRAGGVSPRYGAFDRDYAGSEYDGFQDIMTTSLTANLAWGRFPQAKAILENYMDWYVNDNGAIKMRGPAVPQFGMSLSLIARYVQYTGDVGFTEKYKTKILAWANMLTERQDENLKFPEDHPYYGLISGWSESDAALRWDSWRWEKPYWNNGAFAARGLKDLSKIATFEQYAQDWQTRAAQLINQTSHTLDAVIQRNLTTPYVPLLPNETTHVLEDLAEQGDASSQWWPHRVYTELLQASVLSPNLTDLVINSMQAYGITSLGVVANVTPLRADTRDILGFISYGYALSLLLQDRLDEFVLFLYSHRYHVHNRGLWIAAEVSGTGGGSSTFCQPSQFAVPILLRAALLLDHPDEEVLFVGRGVPRRWLSKGRVAIQKAPTKWGLVDLDMQLDEKAGSVTTVLGFERGPPAEVRVKLRVPEGRELKAVTVDGKAAEWQGEEVILRLGASTKNVTVVGTF